From Mobula hypostoma chromosome 8, sMobHyp1.1, whole genome shotgun sequence, the proteins below share one genomic window:
- the LOC134350302 gene encoding profilin-2-like: MLGWEEYVRSLLADGLCQDAAVLACSCPRLLAAKEDGLFKQMSLKEIKAITGNERKTFLTKGLTVGGKRCFVIRDNFQLDGDHTMDIRMKRWDGNNPCYSIAIARSKKIFIMIMGKRGVHGGILNKKAFQMANYIRKSGC, translated from the coding sequence ATGCTGGGCTGGGAGGAGTATGTGAGGAGTTTACTTGCAGATGGGTTGTGCCAAGATGCGGCCGTATTGGCATGTTCATGTCCCAGGCTGCTGGCTGCCAAGGAGGATGGGCTGTTTAAGCAGATGAGCTTGAAGGAAATCAAAGCCATCACCGGCAATGAGCGGAAGACCTTCCTAACCAAGGGACTCACTGTTGGCGGCAAGAGGTGCTTTGTCATCCGTGATAACTTCCAACTGGACGGGGATCACACCATGGACATCAGGATGAAGAGATGGGACGGTAACAATCCTTGCTATAGCATAGCCATTGCCAGGTCAAAGAAAATCTTCATCATGATTATGGGAAAGAGGGGTGTCCATGGAGGAATACTGaataaaaaggcatttcagatgGCTAACTACATTAGAAAGTCCGGCTGTTAG